AACACCAGCGTCAGCCCGGCGGCCATCAGGAACAGCACAACGCCGAGCTGAAAGCCGTTCAGGAACTGCTCCAGCAACAGGGTCCAGGTCATCGCAAAATCGGCCTTCCGTCCCGGTGACGGAGCGGAAGGTCCGTCATCCTACATCTTGCAGTCTTTGGCGTAGGGATCCTGATGATCCCTGTACACCACGCCGCGCGTCGCGGTCGTCCAGTTGCCATCGGCATCCGCCACCACTTCGCGCAGGTAGAAATTCTGGATCGGGAAGTGGTTGTTGCCGAATTTGAACGGGCCGCGCACGGATGGAAAATCCGCCTTCTCCATGGCGGCGCGCATGCCGTCCGCGTCGGTCAGGTCGCCGTTGACCGCGTCCACCGCGCTCTTGATCAGGAACATCGCGTCATAGCTCTGCGCCGCGTAGAAGGACGGGTAGCGGCCGTATTTCTTGCGGAAGCCTTCGACGAACTTCCTGTTCTGCGGCACGTCCAGGTCCGGCGCCCAGAACTGGGTCATGAAGCTGCCCATGACGCCTTCCAGCTTGCCCTCCTGGAACAGCGGCAGGCTCAGCGAATCCACCGTGAAGACGGAATAGAGCGGGATCTGCCCGTTCAGCCCGGCCTGCTGGTACTGTTTCATGAAGGCGCCGCCGGCCTTGCCCGGATAGAAGATGAAGACGCCATCCGCCTTCGATGCCCGGGCCTTGGCGAGTTCGGCGGAGAAATCGAGCTGCCCTGGCCATTTTGTCAGGTCCTTGCCGACGATCTCGCCCCTGAAGCTGCGCTCGACGCCCGCGACCATGTTCTTGCCCGCCGCGTAGTTCGGCGCGATGACATAGAGCGACTTGACCCCGCGCTGGTTCAGTACCTCGCCCATCGCCATCGGCGTCTGGTCGTTCTGCCAGGAGGTGGCGAAGAAGTTCTCGTGGCACTGCTTGCCCGCCAGCTGCGAGGGGCCGGCATTGGCGCTGATCAGGAACTTGCCCGCGTCCAGCACCGATTTCTGCGAGGCCAGCAGCACGTTGGACCAGATATATCCGGCGACGAAATCGACATTGTCCTTCTGCACCAGCTTGTCGGTCTTCTGCTTGCCGATTTCCGGCTTGAAGCCGTCGTCTTCATAGATGACCTCGACATCCAGCCCGCCCATCCGGCCGCCGATATCCTCCAGCGCCAGATTGAACGCGTCCTGCATGTCCTTGCCGATCACGCCGGCGGGGGTGGTCAGCGTGGTCACGAAGCCGATCTTCACCGATGCCGCCTGTGCCGGCAAAGCCGCCAGCGCCAGCGCCGCCGCCAGCCCCGTGGCCAGTTTCCCGAATGTCATCGCGTGTTCCTCCCTGTGCCCTTGTATCCGTCATGCCCGGGCAAGGTTACGCCCGTTTTGCAAAGCGG
This region of Alphaproteobacteria bacterium genomic DNA includes:
- a CDS encoding ABC transporter substrate-binding protein; this translates as MTFGKLATGLAAALALAALPAQAASVKIGFVTTLTTPAGVIGKDMQDAFNLALEDIGGRMGGLDVEVIYEDDGFKPEIGKQKTDKLVQKDNVDFVAGYIWSNVLLASQKSVLDAGKFLISANAGPSQLAGKQCHENFFATSWQNDQTPMAMGEVLNQRGVKSLYVIAPNYAAGKNMVAGVERSFRGEIVGKDLTKWPGQLDFSAELAKARASKADGVFIFYPGKAGGAFMKQYQQAGLNGQIPLYSVFTVDSLSLPLFQEGKLEGVMGSFMTQFWAPDLDVPQNRKFVEGFRKKYGRYPSFYAAQSYDAMFLIKSAVDAVNGDLTDADGMRAAMEKADFPSVRGPFKFGNNHFPIQNFYLREVVADADGNWTTATRGVVYRDHQDPYAKDCKM